In Acropora palmata chromosome 7, jaAcrPala1.3, whole genome shotgun sequence, one genomic interval encodes:
- the LOC141886008 gene encoding dnaJ homolog subfamily C member 27-like, translating into MERKPGHLTRSVQEIAGSLFWIKVVGIGNDGVGKTCLVKNFCEKKFSKSYHATVGVDYGFKLHKVNGTEYRINFWDFGGHTDYNEIRVELYGQTQVCILVFDVTNKLSFESLDYWLQEFTSNGGKHAVIAVVANKVDLSSKRVVGSKDAQKWAKAHDLRYYETSALNGQGVYEMFSDVITAAVEAKLVKAKPVINSEQSKHR; encoded by the exons ATGGAGAGAAAACCTGGGCATTTGACGAGATCAGTGCAAGAAATTGCAGGGTCCTTATTCTGGATTAAG GTGGTGGGAATTGGAAATGATGGTGTTGGAAAGACTTGCTTGGTCAAGAATTTTTGCGAGAAAAAG TTTTCTAAAAGTTACCATGCAACAGTAGGAGTTGATTACG GGTTCAAATTACACAAAGTAAATGGAACTGAAT ATCGGATCAACTTCTGGGATTTTGGTGGTCATACAGATTATAATGAAATAAGAGTTGAATTGTATGGACAGACACAG GTCTGCATTCTTGTGTTTGATGTTACAAACAAGCTCTCATTTGAATCACTGGATTATTGGCTCCAAGAATTTACAAGTAATGGTGGCAAACATGCTGTCATTGCTGTGGTAGCTAATAAG GTTGATTTGTCTTCTAAAAGAGTTGTTGGCAGTAAGGATGCACAGAAATGGGCTAAGGCACATGACCTtcg atATTATGAGACTTCAGCTTTGAATGGCCAAGGTGTTTATGAGATGTTCAGTGATGTAATTACAGCAGCAGTGGAAGCAAAACTTGTTAAAGCTAAACCTGTTATTAATTCAGAACAGAGTAAACAcagatga
- the LOC141886003 gene encoding dnaJ homolog subfamily C member 22-like, producing the protein MKKNQKSLFLTYVIWLICGWLGLHHFYLGRDIQAFIWWSTIGGFFGLGWFRDLWRIPEYVDDANDQPYFVEEFKRKIRFRKEPSFSVTRFSGQMLVGYFYGILVRLAIPEDAKWLPSILVPLGVSIGVYLVGNIGRERGDFKYPLTGAYISNIILTFLSGEEAGCMYVALIAAISFQYYREFRKDKPKRTLCKRLQYLAVGVIVICCLWSSFLYFNAQVTTEDGETVKLRDAVNHFFQSPVWLEFKEVFWGLYQEGQRNGWDNFYDDFVKALDPRGEKNAYRVLGLTEDATQEEIKRRYKKLAVKWHPDRHTDDKEKAQQKFMEIQEAYEILSNIKTRRAAKNSRTRGEFDHRDHTEF; encoded by the coding sequence ATGAAGAAGAACCAAAAGAGTTTATTTTTAACGTATGTAATCTGGTTAATTTGCGGATGGCTTGGTTTGCATCATTTCTACCTCGGTCGAGATATCCAGGCGTTTATCTGGTGGTCCACTATCGGCGGCTTCTTCGGTTTGGGTTGGTTTCGTGATCTTTGGCGAATCCCCGAGTACGTAGATGATGCCAATGATCAGCCCTACTTTGTTGAAGAGTTCAAGAGAAAGATCAGATTCCGTAAAGAGCCCTCGTTCAGTGTCACTAGATTCTCAGGTCAAATGTTAGTTGGCTATTTTTACGGAATTTTAGTCAGACTAGCTATCCCCGAAGACGCGAAATGGCTGCCTTCGATTCTTGTTCCGTTGGGAGTTTCTATTGGTGTGTATCTTGTAGGAAACATCGGTCGTGAACGAGGTGATTTCAAGTATCCCTTAACAGGAGCGTATATttctaatattattttgacttTCCTATCTGGTGAGGAAGCTGGGTGCATGTACGTTGCTCTTATTGCGGCGATTTCTTTTCAATACTATCGCGAGTTTCGGAAAGATAAGCCAAAACGGACTTTGTGCAAGCGGTTGCAGTATCTCGCTGTTGGAGTTATAGTTATTTGCTGCTTATGGAGCTcgttcctttatttcaatgcacAAGTTACAACAGAGGATGGAGAGACTGTGAAACTACGAGATGCTGTGAATCACTTCTTCCAGTCTCCAGTTTGGCTGGAGTTCAAGGAAGTGTTTTGGGGTTTGTATCAGGAAGGCCAGAGAAACGGCTGGGACAATTTCTATGACGATTTTGTAAAGGCTTTGGATCCAAGAGGAGAGAAAAATGCTTATCGTGTGTTAGGACTTACAGAGGACGCAACTCAAGAGGAAATCAAACGAAGATATAAAAAACTAGCAGTGAAATGGCACCCAGACAGACATACAGACGATAAAGAGAAGGCCCAGCAGAAATTCATGGAAATTCAGGAAGCTTACGAGATACTATCGAATATTAAAACGAGACGAGCAGCCAAGAATTCAAGGACAAGAGGAGAGTTTGATCATCGAGATCACACAGAATTTTAG
- the LOC141885997 gene encoding anion exchange protein 2-like isoform X2 has protein sequence MVKGENTSTMDRRRSQGFQLPRVTDGQSTPVHNSMDGRNDPMHVYESVDMPTVEECRIRATQSQHGDGAEKVHHSHHHRTKHEREQFEDRLRTGQVTQKDIETLHGYLTLEKKEKNVLGDLDTADIEIDVTGRKTGGQPRRVSGMQTLLRTTGHDRKPHEAFVELEELTKNGEQMEWKETARWIKFEENVDQDSNRWGKPHVASLTFHSLLELKKGLEKGTVLLDLQRFDLQSIAQAVVENMVMTDQLKQEDSSKVLTALLLQHRHQHQQQQQQQSAGIMRRLSSKKRRKIVVSSDNIGYNGESEGIGNGGLKTDGSKDMKDPHGMEAALDEQESDIKSRIPEGAEATNVLVGTLDDLEDSVLAFVRLSKGCNLGQVSEVSIPVRFLFVMLGPSKYKESYHQVGRSIATLMSDQAFHDVAYRAESREDLLTAINEFLEDTVVLPPGNWDRNVLLPILIAQSRAIALRRKMAKAASSSHSEGDTALLRTGIFFGGLFQDIKRRGKFYLSDFSDGFNLHSLFASLFLYFTLFATNIAFGGLLEDKTEGWLGLTEVIVSASACSIILGLFAGQPMMIIGATGPILVFEQSIYDFCKTYDVEFLTWRCWIGFWVMIILFGVVALEGCFLIKYFTRFTEDIFELLISAIFIYEPIALLIKLYKKNPLTRGELKTSSGGSDGKLEGEPNTALLSTILVLGTFFVAFYMRKFRTSHFFGKRSRRLVSDSSVVVAMVLMAVIDFALGDKVITPHVSINNPLTDGFRPTHKDREWFINPGGMNRSMSMGWIFAAIIPAIFVGILLFMETEMTGVLLSKKEHKLQKGPGYNLDLVVVGMLSFGCSLMGLPWMCADTVRSASHVNALSIWSTSHAPGEKPHIIEVKEQRITNILIHVLSGLSILLAPGLHLIPIPVFFGVLLYLGVCSMYGLQMMDRFIMLFMPSKHHPDVGYVRKVRTSKIHIFTVIQTLSLAFLVAVKLTPLAPSFPFFIMCLIPLRKLLTKFYTEEELEELDNSESEEEDSDFEL, from the exons ATGGTTAAAGGAGAAAACACTAGTACTATGGATAGAAGACGAAGCCAAGGCTTTCAGCTGCCAAGAGTGACTGATGGACAAAGTACACCAGTGCATAATTCCATGGATGGCAGAAATGACCCGATGCATGTATATGAATCAGTGGACATGCCAACTGTGGAGGAATGTCGTATTCGGGCAACCCAGAGTCAACATGGTGATGGGGCAGAGAAAGTCCATCATTCTCACCATCATAGAACTAAACATGAAAGAGAACAGTTTGAGGACAGATTGAGAACAGGCCAAGTCACACAGAAGGATATTGAAACACTCCATGGATACTTAaccctggaaaaaaaagagaaaaatgtgtTGGGAGATTTAGATACGGCTGATATTGAGATTGATGTGACTG GGCGAAAAACTGGTGGGCAACCACGAAGAGTCTCAGGAATGCAAACACTTTTAAGAACCACTGGCCACGACAGAAAACCACATGAG gCTTTTGTAGAGTTAGAGGAACTAACGAAGAATGGCGAACAAATGGAATGGAAGGAGACTGCTCGCTGGATCAAGTTTGAAGAAAATGTGGATCAGGATTCCAATCGCTGGGGAAAGCCACATGTTGCCTCACTGACCTTCCACAGTTTACTGGAGCTAAAGAAAGGACTTGAAAAAG GTACTGTTCTCCTGGATCTACAGAGATTTGACTTACAAAGCATAGCTCAAGCAGTGGTGGAAAACATGGTGATGACAGATCAGCTGAAGCAAGAGGACAGTTCAAAGGTTCTAACGGCGCTACTCCTGCAACACAGACACCAGCAtcagcaacaacagcaacaacagtcAGCTGGTATTATGCGTCGTTTGTCTTCCAAGAAGCGGAGGAAAATTGTGGTCAGTTCAGATAACATAGGATACAATGGTGAAAGTGAAGGAATAGGAAATGGTGGCCTGAAAACAGATGGCTCCAAAGATATGAAG GATCCACATGGGATGGAAGCTGCCTTAGATGAACAAGAGTCCGACATAAAAAGCAGAATCCCTGAAGGTGCAGAAGCTACTAATGTTCTTGTTGGTACACTGGATGATCTGGAAGATTCAGTGTTGGCGTTTGTCCGTCTGTCTAAAGGTTGTAATCTTGGACAGGTGTCAGAAGTGTCAATACCCGTCaggtttttatttgtcatgttGGGCCCAAGCAAATACAAGGAGTCGTATCATCAGGTTGGAAGATCCATTGCAACATTGATGTCAGATCAG GCTTTTCATGATGTTGCATACCGTGCAGAATCCCGGGAGGATCTCTTAACAGCCATAAATGAATTTCTTGAGGACACAGTTGTATTACCACCAGGAAACTGGGATCGTAATGTCCTGCTGCCAATACTCATCGCCCAGAGCAGAGCCATTGCACTAAGGAGAAAGATGGCTAAGGCTG cATCATCGTCTCACTCCGAAGGAGACACTGCCTTGCTACGCACTGGGATTTTCTTTGGAGGGTTATTCCAAGACATTAAGAGACGTGGCAAGTTCTACCTCAGTGACTTCAGTGATGGCTTCAATTTGCACAGCCTGTTTGCATCTCTGTTCCTTTACTTTACCTTGTTTGCGACAAACATTGCATTTGGTGGTCTGCTGGAGGACAAGACAGAGGGTTGGCTGGGACTGACAGAAGTGATTGTTTCAGCGTCTGCATGCAGTATCATACTGGGACTCTTTGCTGGACAACCAATGATGATCATTGGTGCAACTGGCCCCATACTGGTCTTTGAGCAGAGTATTTATGAT TTTTGTAAGACTTATGATGTGGAGTTTCTTACTTGGCGATGCTGGATTGGGTTCTGGGTCATGATCATTCTGTTTGGTGTGGTTGCATTGGAAGGTTGTTTTCTTATCAAGTACTTTACTCGCTTCACTGAGGACATCTTTGAGCTGCTCATATCTGCAATCTTCATTTACGAACCAATTGCTCTGCTCATCAAG ttaTACAAGAAAAATCCTCTTACCCGCGGAGAATTAAAGACATCCTCGGGTGGCTCAGATGGTAAACTTGAAGGGGAACCCAACACAGCATTACTCTCCACCATCTTGGTTCTTGGAACTTTCTTTGTGGCTTTCTACATGCGTAAGTTCAGGACAAGTCACTTTTTTGGAAAAAGG TCAAGAAGACTGGTCAGTGATTCGAGTGTTGTCGTTGCCATGGTTTTAATGGCTGTTATAGACTTCGCTCTGGGCGACAAAGTAATCACGCCTCACGTCTCCATCAATAATCCATTGACTGATGGCTTCCGCCCCACCCACAAGGACCGAGAATGGTTTATCAACCCAGGAGGAATGAATAGGAGTATGTCCATGGGTTGGATTTTTGCCGCCATCATACCCGCGATCTTTGTTGgtattcttttatttatgGAAACTGAAATGACTGGTGTCCTCTTGAGTAAGAAGGAACACAAGCTCCAGAAAGGGCCTGGGTACAACCTCGATCTGGTTGTGGTTGGAATGTTGTCATTTGGGTGTTCATTGATGGGATTACCCTGGATGTGCGCCGATACAGTGCGTTCTGCCTCTCATGTCAATGCTCTCTCAATATGGAGCACATCACATGCACCCGGAGAGAAACCACACATAATTGAAGTGAAAGAGCAGAGGATCACGAATATCCTCATTCATGTTTTGTCAG GTCTTTCCATTTTACTCGCACCAGGCCTTCATCTCATTCCCATTCCTGTCTTTTTTGGTGTTCTCCTGTATCTTGGGGTGTGTTCAATGTACGGTCTGCAAATGATGGACAGGTTTATCATGCTGTTCATGCCTTCTAAACATCACCCTGATGTCGGATATGTCAGGAAG
- the LOC141886013 gene encoding peroxisome assembly protein 12-A-like, with protein sequence MAEFAAHLNQSATNANPTIFEIIAEESMASALRPAVGYALNVLATSNPDKWGWVWRVGDEIYLCLDYLVQNHYLKNYGGSISENFYGLKRVNRVMIGNKEGGLSRFQRHLSLIMLVTVPYAKLKLDKLFEKAREEHLSGNQASYHARKRSYFSQLKRIFFYVYPFFHFTWETIFLCYHLMYIFKFSEVHSPLLHVIGISLQRLTRQDILAQDMRNSYNNLLKGNTLLEKMSSIPSSFGHVLVSTLANGLPVIVFFLKFIEWWYSSDNKKAVQSVTQLPIPVPPPQPKPADHGVQLPPHPVQCPLCKNVRTNPTALASSGYVFCYPCIYKYLNQHGCCPITHLPSASKQLVRLYVDETN encoded by the exons ATGGCGGAGTTTGCGGCACATTTGAATCAAAGTGCTACAAATGCGAATCCTACAATATTCGAGATTATTGCTGAGGAGTCCATGGCATCGGCACTGCGACCTGCTGTTGGCTATGCCTTAAACGTGTTGGCAACATCCAATCCCGACAAGTGGGGCTGGGTATGGCGTGTAGGAGATGAAATTTATCTCTGTTTGGACTACCTTGTACAAAATCACTACTTGAAAAACTATGGTGGATCTATTTCGGAAAATTTCTATGGTCTTAAAAGAGTGAACCGTGTCATGATTGGAAATAAAGAAGGAGGTCTTTCACGTTTTCAAAGACATCTCTCCTTGATAATGCTTGTGACAGTCCCGTATGCAAAACTGAAACTTGACAAACTTTTCGAGAAAGCGAGAGAAGAACATTTGAGTGGAAATCAAGCTTCATATCATGCAAGAAAACGCTCTTACTTTTCCCAGCTGAAGAGGATCTTTTTTTACGTCTATCcgttttttcatttcacatGGGAAACTATCTTCTTGTGTTATCACCTGATGTACATCTTCAAGTTTTCTGAAGTTCACTCTCCTTTATTGCATGTCATCGGAATCTCCCTTCAAAGACTTACAAGACAAGATATACTTGCACAGGATATGCGGAACAGTTACAACAATCTGCTAAAGGGAAACActttgcttgaaaaaatgtCTTCAATTCCATCCTCATTTGGACATGTGCTTGTCTCAACATTGGCCAATGGTCTTCCTGTCATTGTATTCTTTCTTAAATTCATTGAATGGTGGTATTCAAGTGACAACAAGAAAGCTGTTCAATCTGTTACTCAGTTACCAATACCTGTACCACCACCTCAACCCAAG ccAGCAGATCATGGAGTACAACTTCCTCCTCATCCTGTCCAATGTCCACTTTGTAAGAATGTTCGCACCAATCCAACAGCATTAGCATCATCTGGCTATGTATTCTGTTATCCTTGTATCTATAAATACCTTAACCAGCATGGGTGCTGTCCTATTACTCATTTACCCAGTGCTTCAAAGCAGCTTGTCAGGCTATATGTTGATGAAACAAACTAG
- the LOC141885997 gene encoding anion exchange protein 2-like isoform X1 has protein sequence MVKGENTSTMDRRRSQGFQLPRVTDGQSTPVHNSMDGRNDPMHVYESVDMPTVEECRIRATQSQHGDGAEKVHHSHHHRTKHEREQFEDRLRTGQVTQKDIETLHGYLTLEKKEKNVLGDLDTADIEIDVTGRKTGGQPRRVSGMQTLLRTTGHDRKPHEAFVELEELTKNGEQMEWKETARWIKFEENVDQDSNRWGKPHVASLTFHSLLELKKGLEKGTVLLDLQRFDLQSIAQAVVENMVMTDQLKQEDSSKVLTALLLQHRHQHQQQQQQQSAGIMRRLSSKKRRKIVVSSDNIGYNGESEGIGNGGLKTDGSKDMKKDPHGMEAALDEQESDIKSRIPEGAEATNVLVGTLDDLEDSVLAFVRLSKGCNLGQVSEVSIPVRFLFVMLGPSKYKESYHQVGRSIATLMSDQAFHDVAYRAESREDLLTAINEFLEDTVVLPPGNWDRNVLLPILIAQSRAIALRRKMAKAASSSHSEGDTALLRTGIFFGGLFQDIKRRGKFYLSDFSDGFNLHSLFASLFLYFTLFATNIAFGGLLEDKTEGWLGLTEVIVSASACSIILGLFAGQPMMIIGATGPILVFEQSIYDFCKTYDVEFLTWRCWIGFWVMIILFGVVALEGCFLIKYFTRFTEDIFELLISAIFIYEPIALLIKLYKKNPLTRGELKTSSGGSDGKLEGEPNTALLSTILVLGTFFVAFYMRKFRTSHFFGKRSRRLVSDSSVVVAMVLMAVIDFALGDKVITPHVSINNPLTDGFRPTHKDREWFINPGGMNRSMSMGWIFAAIIPAIFVGILLFMETEMTGVLLSKKEHKLQKGPGYNLDLVVVGMLSFGCSLMGLPWMCADTVRSASHVNALSIWSTSHAPGEKPHIIEVKEQRITNILIHVLSGLSILLAPGLHLIPIPVFFGVLLYLGVCSMYGLQMMDRFIMLFMPSKHHPDVGYVRKVRTSKIHIFTVIQTLSLAFLVAVKLTPLAPSFPFFIMCLIPLRKLLTKFYTEEELEELDNSESEEEDSDFEL, from the exons ATGGTTAAAGGAGAAAACACTAGTACTATGGATAGAAGACGAAGCCAAGGCTTTCAGCTGCCAAGAGTGACTGATGGACAAAGTACACCAGTGCATAATTCCATGGATGGCAGAAATGACCCGATGCATGTATATGAATCAGTGGACATGCCAACTGTGGAGGAATGTCGTATTCGGGCAACCCAGAGTCAACATGGTGATGGGGCAGAGAAAGTCCATCATTCTCACCATCATAGAACTAAACATGAAAGAGAACAGTTTGAGGACAGATTGAGAACAGGCCAAGTCACACAGAAGGATATTGAAACACTCCATGGATACTTAaccctggaaaaaaaagagaaaaatgtgtTGGGAGATTTAGATACGGCTGATATTGAGATTGATGTGACTG GGCGAAAAACTGGTGGGCAACCACGAAGAGTCTCAGGAATGCAAACACTTTTAAGAACCACTGGCCACGACAGAAAACCACATGAG gCTTTTGTAGAGTTAGAGGAACTAACGAAGAATGGCGAACAAATGGAATGGAAGGAGACTGCTCGCTGGATCAAGTTTGAAGAAAATGTGGATCAGGATTCCAATCGCTGGGGAAAGCCACATGTTGCCTCACTGACCTTCCACAGTTTACTGGAGCTAAAGAAAGGACTTGAAAAAG GTACTGTTCTCCTGGATCTACAGAGATTTGACTTACAAAGCATAGCTCAAGCAGTGGTGGAAAACATGGTGATGACAGATCAGCTGAAGCAAGAGGACAGTTCAAAGGTTCTAACGGCGCTACTCCTGCAACACAGACACCAGCAtcagcaacaacagcaacaacagtcAGCTGGTATTATGCGTCGTTTGTCTTCCAAGAAGCGGAGGAAAATTGTGGTCAGTTCAGATAACATAGGATACAATGGTGAAAGTGAAGGAATAGGAAATGGTGGCCTGAAAACAGATGGCTCCAAAGATATGAAG AAGGATCCACATGGGATGGAAGCTGCCTTAGATGAACAAGAGTCCGACATAAAAAGCAGAATCCCTGAAGGTGCAGAAGCTACTAATGTTCTTGTTGGTACACTGGATGATCTGGAAGATTCAGTGTTGGCGTTTGTCCGTCTGTCTAAAGGTTGTAATCTTGGACAGGTGTCAGAAGTGTCAATACCCGTCaggtttttatttgtcatgttGGGCCCAAGCAAATACAAGGAGTCGTATCATCAGGTTGGAAGATCCATTGCAACATTGATGTCAGATCAG GCTTTTCATGATGTTGCATACCGTGCAGAATCCCGGGAGGATCTCTTAACAGCCATAAATGAATTTCTTGAGGACACAGTTGTATTACCACCAGGAAACTGGGATCGTAATGTCCTGCTGCCAATACTCATCGCCCAGAGCAGAGCCATTGCACTAAGGAGAAAGATGGCTAAGGCTG cATCATCGTCTCACTCCGAAGGAGACACTGCCTTGCTACGCACTGGGATTTTCTTTGGAGGGTTATTCCAAGACATTAAGAGACGTGGCAAGTTCTACCTCAGTGACTTCAGTGATGGCTTCAATTTGCACAGCCTGTTTGCATCTCTGTTCCTTTACTTTACCTTGTTTGCGACAAACATTGCATTTGGTGGTCTGCTGGAGGACAAGACAGAGGGTTGGCTGGGACTGACAGAAGTGATTGTTTCAGCGTCTGCATGCAGTATCATACTGGGACTCTTTGCTGGACAACCAATGATGATCATTGGTGCAACTGGCCCCATACTGGTCTTTGAGCAGAGTATTTATGAT TTTTGTAAGACTTATGATGTGGAGTTTCTTACTTGGCGATGCTGGATTGGGTTCTGGGTCATGATCATTCTGTTTGGTGTGGTTGCATTGGAAGGTTGTTTTCTTATCAAGTACTTTACTCGCTTCACTGAGGACATCTTTGAGCTGCTCATATCTGCAATCTTCATTTACGAACCAATTGCTCTGCTCATCAAG ttaTACAAGAAAAATCCTCTTACCCGCGGAGAATTAAAGACATCCTCGGGTGGCTCAGATGGTAAACTTGAAGGGGAACCCAACACAGCATTACTCTCCACCATCTTGGTTCTTGGAACTTTCTTTGTGGCTTTCTACATGCGTAAGTTCAGGACAAGTCACTTTTTTGGAAAAAGG TCAAGAAGACTGGTCAGTGATTCGAGTGTTGTCGTTGCCATGGTTTTAATGGCTGTTATAGACTTCGCTCTGGGCGACAAAGTAATCACGCCTCACGTCTCCATCAATAATCCATTGACTGATGGCTTCCGCCCCACCCACAAGGACCGAGAATGGTTTATCAACCCAGGAGGAATGAATAGGAGTATGTCCATGGGTTGGATTTTTGCCGCCATCATACCCGCGATCTTTGTTGgtattcttttatttatgGAAACTGAAATGACTGGTGTCCTCTTGAGTAAGAAGGAACACAAGCTCCAGAAAGGGCCTGGGTACAACCTCGATCTGGTTGTGGTTGGAATGTTGTCATTTGGGTGTTCATTGATGGGATTACCCTGGATGTGCGCCGATACAGTGCGTTCTGCCTCTCATGTCAATGCTCTCTCAATATGGAGCACATCACATGCACCCGGAGAGAAACCACACATAATTGAAGTGAAAGAGCAGAGGATCACGAATATCCTCATTCATGTTTTGTCAG GTCTTTCCATTTTACTCGCACCAGGCCTTCATCTCATTCCCATTCCTGTCTTTTTTGGTGTTCTCCTGTATCTTGGGGTGTGTTCAATGTACGGTCTGCAAATGATGGACAGGTTTATCATGCTGTTCATGCCTTCTAAACATCACCCTGATGTCGGATATGTCAGGAAG
- the LOC141886007 gene encoding Golgi SNAP receptor complex member 2-like, with the protein MDGLYQETNRLIVGVQGLLSKLSTTHPDSLHVVEQEIENSLEQASVNCDRLLILVNKEPPQKKQSARIKLDQLTYDLRHLNTGFQNYKHRKIMKEEEEKEREELLNRRFTPNNSGETSIMIDHALQHNTSLQNADRGIGDLLSSGSSILTSLRDQRLTLKGAHKRILDIASTLGLSNTVIRLIDKRATQDKWIVFGGMIVTCIIMFLVVKYLT; encoded by the exons ATGGACGGTCTGTACCAGGAGACAAATCG acTCATTGTTGGAGTTCAAGGATTGTTGAGCAAGCTAAGCACCACACATCCAGACTCGTTACATG TTGTTGAgcaagaaatagaaaacagcCTTGAGCAGGCATCTGTGAACTGTGACCGACTATTGATACTTGTTAACAAGGAACCACCGCAGAAAAAACAGAGTGCTCGTAT AAAATTGGATCAACTTACCTATGATCTAAGACATTTAAATACAGGCTTTCAGAACTACAAGCATCGCAAGATAATGAAG gaagaggaagaaaaagaaagagaagaactTTTAAACAGAAGATTTACCCCAAAT AATAGTGGCGAGACGTCCATAATGATAGACCATGCTCTGCAGCACAacacttcacttcaaaatgCAGACCGAGGAATTGGTGATTTACTAAGCAGTGGATCTAGCATTTTGACGAGCCTGAGAGATCAACGTTTAACATTAAAA GGAGCTCATAAAAGAATACTTGATATTGCCAGTACACTTGGTTTGTCTAATACTGTTATAAGGTTAATTGACAAGAGAGCTACACAG GACAAATGGATCGTTTTCGGAGGAATGATTGTAACCTGCATTATTATGTTCTTGGTGGTGAAGTACCTCACATGA